From the genome of Nitrosomonas sp., one region includes:
- the umuD gene encoding translesion error-prone DNA polymerase V autoproteolytic subunit, producing MSNRGGKRENAGRPGGQGKYGEPTTTIRIPRSQRDNIKNFLDAYQCKKENFSHEADRVDEFLIPAMSNQPTRLPLFSTKVAAGLPSPADDHVEKRLDISEFLIDHADSTFFVTIKGESMIDLGLLPDDKVVVDRSKKPVIGDIVLAVVDREFTIKILDYGANKMPRLMPANSSGTYRPIYIRPDTQFEIFGVVTGSFRRFK from the coding sequence ATGTCAAATCGTGGCGGAAAAAGAGAAAACGCAGGCAGGCCTGGCGGACAAGGGAAGTATGGCGAGCCGACAACCACAATACGCATACCGAGAAGTCAGAGAGATAACATTAAAAACTTTCTTGACGCATACCAGTGCAAAAAAGAAAATTTCAGTCATGAAGCAGACCGTGTGGATGAGTTTTTGATTCCCGCGATGAGCAATCAACCAACCCGATTGCCACTTTTTTCTACCAAAGTTGCCGCAGGTTTACCCAGTCCTGCAGATGATCATGTCGAGAAACGTCTTGATATCAGTGAATTTCTAATTGATCACGCCGATTCGACCTTTTTCGTGACGATCAAAGGAGAATCGATGATTGATCTGGGTTTGTTACCGGATGACAAAGTTGTGGTAGATCGATCAAAAAAGCCAGTTATCGGTGACATTGTGCTTGCAGTGGTTGATCGGGAATTCACCATCAAGATCCTTGACTACGGGGCGAACAAGATGCCAAGACTTATGCCGGCCAATTCATCGGGTACTTACAGACCCATTTACATTCGTCCGGATACACAGTTTGAGATTTTTGGTGTAGTGACAGGATCATTCAGACGTTTCAAATGA
- a CDS encoding alpha/beta fold hydrolase: protein MLKRIFIFFSGVVATIGIAVFLVGELVTGSAPTAPETLLTDLPVHAVRIPAPDGTNVHGWLVYGKGGNGAILLVHSIRSNRVEMLSRARFLNAQGYHVLLIDLQAHGETPGSRITFGARESDNVDAAVNYLHSTFPNERIGAIGVSLGAAAIVLAKQDLRLNAVILESLHPTLEEAVENRLKLFLGQPGSFFLPLVLTQIAFFSDTPIEQLDPIKHINNLNVPLLIISGTNDKHTPPTETERLFAAAREPKELWIVPGAGHFNMHEYAGRTYEQEISGFLAHYLNAQ from the coding sequence ATGTTAAAACGTATATTTATCTTTTTTTCCGGTGTGGTTGCGACCATCGGAATCGCTGTTTTCCTTGTCGGCGAACTGGTCACTGGTTCAGCACCCACAGCCCCCGAAACCCTGTTGACTGATTTACCTGTTCATGCTGTTAGAATTCCGGCCCCGGATGGAACAAATGTTCATGGCTGGCTGGTCTATGGAAAAGGCGGCAATGGCGCAATATTGCTTGTCCATTCGATTCGCAGTAACCGTGTCGAAATGTTAAGCCGCGCACGCTTTCTAAATGCGCAAGGTTATCATGTGCTGCTCATCGATCTTCAGGCCCATGGAGAAACACCCGGCTCCCGAATAACATTCGGTGCGCGGGAATCGGATAACGTAGATGCCGCAGTAAACTATCTACACAGCACATTTCCAAATGAACGCATTGGTGCGATTGGCGTTTCACTAGGTGCAGCAGCGATCGTTCTGGCCAAACAGGATCTGAGACTGAATGCGGTTATCCTGGAATCTTTGCACCCGACTTTAGAAGAAGCCGTAGAAAACAGATTGAAACTTTTCCTGGGCCAGCCCGGCTCATTTTTTCTGCCATTAGTACTCACTCAAATTGCTTTCTTCAGCGATACACCGATCGAGCAACTGGACCCAATAAAACACATAAACAATCTTAATGTGCCACTGCTAATCATCTCCGGAACTAACGATAAACATACCCCGCCAACGGAAACAGAACGTTTGTTTGCAGCCGCAAGAGAACCCAAGGAACTCTGGATCGTTCCGGGCGCAGGGCATTTCAATATGCACGAGTATGCGGGCAGAACTTATGAGCAGGAAATATCAGGATTCCTGGCGCATTATCTGAATGCGCAATAA
- a CDS encoding porin — MIAHNKKFKTTGLMLVLGGIFALSSTAYAIVEKPYGHDSYAETSSAEDVGLIESLTGYKYNETSFMKALGVKFGGWAEIGFTGNIDNPRGNNGPVTFNRGPNEFRLQQVYGYLEREVNKNTDTFSIGFRADLLFGSDARYTFASNFDADENFTGRILNGTSQHQLAFPQAYVDVYVPVGNGLTVSLGHFYTLIGYEVVPSAGNFFFSHAYTMQYGEPFTHTGAIATYPVNNNITVKGGVVTGWDAHFDQPANFLGSISYTTDNERTSITGSLISGSVESRFGTGTGDVKVDHNRTLYSLVLEHDVTDRLHYVLQHDHGNQEKTAFGRAAQWYGVNQYLFYDILHNLAAGMRMEWFRDDDGVRVNGFTDNYIAVTGGLNYTPIAGFTIRPEIRYDRSTSDRKIDRAFNNGKDNDQILLSVSGIFRF; from the coding sequence TTGATTGCGCATAATAAAAAATTTAAAACTACAGGACTGATGCTTGTCCTGGGTGGTATATTTGCTTTGTCTTCAACGGCGTATGCTATTGTTGAAAAACCGTATGGACATGATTCTTATGCAGAAACATCGAGTGCCGAGGATGTTGGTTTGATTGAAAGCCTGACCGGTTATAAATACAACGAAACATCTTTTATGAAAGCACTTGGTGTTAAGTTCGGTGGTTGGGCGGAAATAGGGTTTACAGGAAATATTGATAATCCGAGAGGAAATAATGGCCCGGTTACCTTTAATAGAGGACCGAATGAATTCAGGCTGCAACAGGTCTATGGTTATTTAGAGCGTGAAGTCAATAAAAATACGGATACTTTTAGCATTGGTTTCCGTGCTGATCTCTTGTTTGGGTCGGATGCACGCTATACGTTTGCATCAAATTTTGATGCAGATGAAAATTTTACGGGCAGGATTCTAAATGGTACGAGTCAGCATCAGCTGGCTTTTCCACAAGCTTATGTAGATGTCTATGTGCCTGTTGGTAATGGATTGACTGTGTCATTGGGGCACTTTTATACATTGATCGGGTATGAAGTTGTGCCTTCAGCAGGTAACTTCTTTTTCTCGCATGCCTATACCATGCAGTATGGCGAGCCTTTCACGCATACGGGTGCTATAGCCACCTATCCGGTTAACAATAATATTACTGTCAAAGGTGGTGTCGTAACAGGTTGGGATGCGCATTTTGATCAACCCGCGAACTTTTTGGGAAGCATTAGCTACACTACTGACAATGAGCGCACTTCAATTACCGGTTCGTTAATCAGCGGTAGTGTTGAATCGAGATTTGGTACAGGTACAGGTGATGTGAAAGTCGATCATAATCGTACATTATACAGTTTGGTGCTGGAACATGATGTGACCGACCGATTGCACTATGTGTTGCAGCACGATCATGGTAACCAAGAGAAAACGGCTTTCGGTCGCGCCGCACAATGGTATGGTGTAAATCAATATTTGTTCTACGATATTCTTCACAACTTAGCTGCAGGAATGCGTATGGAATGGTTCCGGGATGATGACGGTGTTCGTGTCAATGGATTCACTGACAACTATATTGCGGTAACTGGCGGGTTGAACTATACCCCAATTGCTGGTTTTACCATTCGTCCTGAGATCAGATATGACCGGTCAACATCTGATAGGAAAATTGATAGAGCGTTCAATAATGGAAAGGATAATGACCAGATTCTGTTATCTGTGAGTGGTATCTTCCGCTTCTAA
- a CDS encoding LysR family transcriptional regulator, translating into MTQDLNLFVIFARVVESGSFAEAARRMDISRSAVSKAVSKLEKNLGAQLLNRSTRHLSLTEAGTVLAEHAVHILDEAEQAERVVNSMQAEPRGMLKVCASVAFGTLHVAPALADFLSRYPEIRIDLTITDRPVDLVGEGYDVIIRVTNEPDVNLVARKLAPVRRKLCATPQYFQHNGTPQTPEDLIKHNCLDYTLSGEQGYWNFTGPEGVIAVPVSGTLRINDDDALSQAVLGGLGIALLPTFTVGKDLQNGKLQAVLSEYIAVERYVYVCYLPSRHVPAKVRSFIDFLLQRIGPVPYWDQDARIDLRGAF; encoded by the coding sequence ATGACACAGGATCTTAATCTCTTTGTAATTTTTGCGCGTGTAGTTGAATCGGGTAGTTTTGCTGAAGCTGCACGCCGAATGGATATCTCGCGTTCCGCTGTCAGTAAAGCGGTATCAAAGCTTGAAAAGAATCTTGGCGCGCAGTTGCTAAACCGAAGTACCCGGCACCTCAGTTTGACAGAAGCGGGAACAGTGCTTGCAGAACATGCCGTGCATATTCTGGACGAAGCCGAGCAGGCGGAGCGCGTCGTAAATAGCATGCAGGCAGAGCCGCGTGGCATGCTGAAAGTCTGTGCATCAGTAGCATTTGGGACGCTTCATGTGGCGCCGGCGTTGGCTGATTTTTTGTCACGTTATCCTGAAATCCGTATCGATTTAACGATTACCGATCGTCCTGTAGACTTGGTTGGCGAAGGATACGATGTCATCATTCGGGTTACCAATGAGCCTGATGTCAACTTGGTCGCGCGTAAGCTGGCGCCTGTGCGCCGTAAACTATGCGCCACACCGCAATATTTTCAACACAATGGTACGCCGCAGACACCCGAGGATTTGATTAAACATAACTGTCTGGACTATACCCTCTCAGGGGAACAGGGTTACTGGAATTTTACCGGGCCGGAAGGTGTCATTGCTGTGCCCGTATCGGGAACATTGCGTATTAACGATGATGATGCATTGTCGCAGGCGGTGCTTGGTGGTTTGGGTATTGCATTACTGCCAACGTTTACCGTGGGTAAGGATTTACAAAATGGCAAGCTGCAGGCCGTGTTATCCGAGTATATTGCTGTGGAACGCTATGTTTATGTGTGCTATCTTCCCAGCCGTCATGTCCCGGCTAAAGTTCGCTCTTTTATTGATTTTCTTTTGCAACGTATCGGGCCGGTGCCTTACTGGGATCAAGATGCAAGGATTGATCTGCGCGGTGCTTTCTGA
- a CDS encoding alpha/beta hydrolase, with protein MAASESVRKKHYSERIVPFTAGDGRELNLINVRGERAPEKGPVILVHGAGVRANIFRAPVEEDFVDALVAAGYDVWLENWRASIEFPPNLWTLDQAALYDHPQAVKTILNETGAGTLKAVIHCQGSTSFTMSAMAGLVPEVTTIVSNAVSLNPTVPNWSTFKLNYFLPVVKLLTRYLNPHWGVEAPNLSAKLITLFVNLTHHECNNAVCKQVSFTYGSGFPALWSHKNLNDETHEWLKEEFAEVPLRFFDQILRCIKRGNLVSIEGFKELPADFAAEGPKTDVRFAFFAGQDNLCFLPVSQQKSYEYFSNIRKDYHTLHLLPNYGHLDVFMGKNAARDTFPLLIAELDR; from the coding sequence ATGGCAGCAAGTGAATCAGTACGTAAAAAGCACTATTCTGAACGTATTGTCCCGTTTACGGCCGGCGATGGCCGGGAACTGAATTTGATTAATGTCCGTGGAGAACGTGCGCCTGAGAAAGGCCCGGTGATACTGGTTCATGGCGCAGGTGTGCGGGCGAATATCTTTAGAGCGCCGGTGGAAGAGGATTTTGTCGATGCGCTGGTTGCGGCCGGATATGATGTGTGGCTTGAGAACTGGCGCGCCAGCATTGAATTTCCGCCGAATTTGTGGACGCTGGATCAGGCGGCGCTCTACGACCACCCGCAGGCGGTCAAAACGATCTTAAACGAAACCGGCGCGGGTACGCTCAAGGCGGTTATTCATTGCCAGGGGTCGACCAGTTTTACCATGTCCGCGATGGCGGGGCTGGTGCCCGAAGTTACGACCATAGTCAGTAACGCCGTTTCATTGAATCCCACGGTTCCCAATTGGTCCACTTTCAAGCTCAATTATTTCCTGCCGGTTGTCAAGCTGCTCACACGTTACCTGAATCCGCACTGGGGTGTGGAAGCACCTAATTTAAGCGCCAAACTGATCACGCTTTTTGTTAATCTGACGCACCATGAATGTAACAATGCGGTGTGCAAGCAGGTCAGTTTTACCTACGGTTCCGGTTTTCCCGCATTGTGGAGTCATAAAAACCTGAACGATGAAACGCATGAATGGCTGAAGGAGGAATTCGCCGAGGTGCCGTTGCGTTTTTTTGACCAGATTCTGCGTTGTATCAAGCGCGGCAATCTGGTGTCTATTGAAGGGTTTAAGGAATTGCCTGCCGATTTTGCTGCTGAAGGCCCCAAAACAGACGTGCGTTTCGCATTTTTTGCCGGACAGGATAATCTGTGTTTTCTGCCGGTCAGCCAGCAAAAATCGTATGAATATTTTTCCAATATCCGGAAAGATTACCATACGTTGCATTTGTTGCCGAACTATGGCCATCTCGATGTGTTTATGGGGAAAAATGCCGCCAGAGACACTTTTCCGCTGCTCATTGCCGAGCTGGACCGGTAA
- a CDS encoding outer membrane protein assembly factor BamD gives MLHHLVFVSILILALTACGLLPSQTEDTHNWSANKFYTEAKDKLSSGNYPAAIKLFEGLEARYPYGRYAQQAQLETAYAHYKEQEPASAIAAADRFIKLHPNHANVDYAYYIKGLANYHDNWGIMSFMMRGFLKQDMSERDSKASRESFDNFRELVKRFPDSKYAPDSRQRMAHLLNVVAMNEVHVARYYMKRKAYVAAANRAQFAVKEYPRTPATEEALFIMAQAYNALGMHDLSDDAERVLKRNFPDSEFLKDIYETENPAWWRFW, from the coding sequence ATGTTGCATCATTTGGTTTTCGTTTCGATTTTAATCTTGGCGCTGACTGCGTGTGGTTTATTGCCCAGTCAGACAGAAGACACGCATAACTGGTCTGCGAATAAGTTTTATACCGAGGCAAAAGACAAATTGAGTAGTGGTAATTATCCTGCAGCAATAAAATTATTTGAGGGCCTGGAAGCACGCTATCCCTATGGCCGTTATGCACAGCAAGCACAGCTTGAAACCGCATATGCGCATTATAAGGAGCAGGAACCCGCTTCAGCAATTGCTGCCGCAGATCGATTCATTAAATTGCATCCCAATCACGCTAATGTCGATTATGCCTATTATATCAAGGGACTGGCCAACTATCACGATAATTGGGGGATTATGAGCTTTATGATGCGCGGCTTTTTGAAGCAGGATATGAGCGAGCGCGATTCAAAAGCATCGCGCGAGTCGTTTGATAATTTCAGAGAGTTGGTGAAGCGCTTTCCTGACAGCAAGTATGCGCCTGATTCCAGGCAGCGCATGGCACATCTGTTAAATGTGGTTGCCATGAATGAAGTTCATGTGGCGCGTTACTATATGAAGCGAAAAGCCTATGTCGCAGCAGCAAACCGGGCGCAATTCGCTGTAAAAGAATATCCGCGTACACCTGCGACTGAAGAAGCGCTGTTCATCATGGCGCAGGCATATAATGCGTTGGGTATGCATGATTTAAGCGATGATGCCGAGCGCGTTTTAAAGCGGAATTTCCCGGATAGCGAGTTCCTGAAAGACATTTATGAAACCGAGAATCCTGCGTGGTGGCGGTTCTGGTAA
- the rluD gene encoding 23S rRNA pseudouridine(1911/1915/1917) synthase RluD: METDKNYNVKSSLSAENETNESTINLLIPAECAGLRLDQALAKIMPNWSRSRIQSWIADKRVKLDGLCCNAKQKVWGNESIQVSPLSDQPENKHSAEAISLNIVHEDDALIVINKPAGLVVHPGNGNWQHTLLNALLHHAPQLENVPRAGIVHRLDKNTSGLLVVAKTIASQIHLVRQLQQRTVKREYLALVLGEVSRNGTVDAAIGRHPVHRTKMAITPRGKPARTHFKVLENLTSCSLLQCSLETGRTHQIRVHMHSINHPLVGDSVYGGKPKKTIPEIGRLLTEFPRQALHAWQLALIHPENDQMSQWQTDPPDDLVFLLNQLRKHRADQSLHLDPSKAPARYVAKENQ; the protein is encoded by the coding sequence ATGGAAACCGATAAGAATTATAACGTAAAGTCATCACTATCAGCAGAGAATGAAACAAACGAATCCACTATAAATTTACTGATCCCGGCTGAATGTGCAGGACTGCGCCTTGACCAGGCATTGGCCAAAATAATGCCGAACTGGTCGCGTAGCCGCATCCAGTCCTGGATTGCAGATAAGCGCGTCAAACTGGACGGCCTGTGCTGCAATGCAAAACAGAAAGTATGGGGCAATGAATCTATCCAGGTCTCTCCACTTTCTGATCAACCAGAAAACAAACATTCTGCTGAAGCAATCAGTTTGAACATCGTCCACGAAGACGACGCACTCATTGTTATCAACAAACCGGCAGGTTTGGTCGTCCACCCAGGTAACGGTAACTGGCAGCACACATTGCTCAACGCGCTACTGCACCACGCGCCTCAACTGGAAAATGTACCGCGCGCTGGAATTGTGCACCGGTTGGATAAAAATACCAGCGGATTGCTGGTCGTTGCAAAAACCATTGCGTCACAAATCCATTTGGTTCGTCAGTTACAACAACGCACAGTCAAGCGCGAATATCTTGCTCTGGTCTTGGGCGAAGTCAGCCGAAATGGCACGGTAGATGCCGCGATTGGACGCCACCCTGTTCACCGTACAAAAATGGCAATAACCCCCCGTGGAAAACCTGCCCGAACACACTTCAAGGTTCTTGAAAATCTGACGAGTTGCTCACTGCTGCAATGCAGCCTTGAAACCGGACGCACGCATCAGATCCGTGTTCATATGCATTCCATAAACCATCCTCTAGTAGGCGACTCCGTTTATGGCGGCAAACCCAAAAAAACAATACCTGAAATTGGCCGCTTGTTAACGGAATTCCCCAGACAGGCGTTGCACGCATGGCAACTTGCGCTCATTCACCCGGAAAACGATCAAATGTCACAATGGCAAACTGATCCGCCAGACGATTTGGTTTTCTTATTGAATCAACTCAGAAAGCACCGCGCAGATCAATCCTTGCATCTTGATCCCAGTAAGGCACCGGCCCGATACGTTGCAAAAGAAAATCAATAA
- a CDS encoding patatin-like phospholipase family protein, which yields MHTPQGAAVEEQAASGIKRALILPGGGLRLSYAAGVLDEIFSHGLKFHLMDGTSGGSLNLAMLLSGLKADEMCDRWRSLNMMDTISFGSLKDYLSDPFFVAAGSADAFREKVFPHLGINVDKIRAAGGMQATFNVCNFSTKTNVTIRHQDISEDFLVAGISLPGTLPPVQINGVNYLDSGFIQDANLLGPVKAGANELWLVWIMGNIPQYRSGLLNFYVQMLEMSANGALGKEILHIAEINARIRNGEEVYGHRQPITLHLIKPAHPLPLDSALYTGQISHVRLIEMGRNDARSYFASMSPQGVPLDPKVLQMTQQSPGIFFKETMSGGFSLDTVDPENGKKQGNRAGNELAIHVDVTIDDIDRFIEQPGHAGHLAGKIDFPPLGMGMIADRGIFNLFSPADEPRTKYMIYELGFEHLNRQYYLAGKKIIRDDPMFDLWDDTTTLHTLLYQGRDASGEIIGAGILTLGVKELLKLISSMEIVNPLLETDKLATLSKFGRFFIGELWDTYVMRLK from the coding sequence ATGCATACTCCACAAGGCGCGGCAGTTGAAGAGCAGGCTGCATCCGGAATCAAACGCGCGCTTATTTTGCCAGGCGGCGGCCTGCGGTTATCGTATGCCGCTGGTGTTCTCGATGAGATTTTTTCGCACGGCCTGAAATTCCATTTGATGGACGGCACGTCCGGCGGGTCGCTCAATCTGGCCATGCTGTTGTCCGGTTTGAAGGCCGATGAAATGTGCGACCGGTGGCGCAGTCTGAACATGATGGACACCATTTCTTTCGGTTCATTGAAAGACTATCTCAGCGATCCATTTTTTGTCGCGGCAGGCAGCGCAGATGCATTCAGAGAGAAAGTTTTTCCACATTTGGGGATTAATGTCGACAAAATCAGAGCGGCAGGCGGCATGCAGGCCACGTTTAATGTGTGCAACTTCAGCACCAAAACCAATGTGACCATCAGGCACCAGGATATCAGCGAGGATTTTCTCGTTGCAGGGATTTCCCTGCCGGGTACTCTGCCGCCTGTTCAAATCAACGGCGTCAATTATCTGGATTCCGGTTTTATCCAGGATGCGAATCTGCTCGGTCCTGTGAAAGCCGGCGCAAATGAATTATGGCTGGTCTGGATCATGGGCAATATCCCGCAATACCGCAGCGGGTTGCTCAACTTTTACGTCCAGATGCTGGAAATGAGCGCTAACGGCGCATTAGGCAAGGAAATTCTGCACATCGCAGAAATCAACGCGCGCATCCGGAATGGTGAGGAAGTCTACGGACACCGCCAGCCGATTACGCTGCATCTGATCAAACCGGCGCATCCCCTGCCGCTGGATTCCGCGTTATACACCGGGCAAATCTCACATGTCCGCCTCATAGAAATGGGGCGCAACGACGCCAGAAGCTACTTTGCCTCGATGTCGCCGCAGGGCGTTCCGCTTGACCCGAAAGTGCTGCAAATGACACAGCAAAGCCCTGGGATTTTTTTCAAGGAAACCATGTCCGGCGGCTTTTCTCTGGATACGGTCGATCCTGAAAACGGAAAGAAACAAGGCAATCGCGCCGGAAACGAATTGGCGATACATGTTGATGTCACCATTGACGACATCGATCGGTTTATCGAGCAGCCCGGCCATGCCGGTCATCTGGCAGGTAAAATCGATTTTCCGCCGCTCGGCATGGGCATGATCGCGGATCGCGGTATTTTCAATCTGTTCAGCCCCGCAGATGAGCCCCGCACAAAATACATGATCTATGAACTGGGTTTCGAGCACTTGAACCGGCAATACTATCTGGCAGGCAAAAAAATCATTCGCGATGACCCCATGTTTGACCTGTGGGACGACACGACCACGCTTCATACCTTGCTATATCAAGGGCGGGATGCATCGGGCGAGATTATCGGCGCAGGCATACTGACGCTGGGTGTCAAGGAACTGTTGAAACTCATCTCCAGCATGGAAATCGTCAATCCGCTGCTGGAAACAGACAAATTGGCGACTTTGTCCAAATTCGGACGTTTCTTTATCGGCGAGCTTTGGGATACCTATGTGATGCGGCTCAAGTAG
- a CDS encoding universal stress protein: MHDYTKILVAIDFSDYGNLVAKQAKYMAEKFNAKLHMVHVLDNIPMPDTPYGTLIPLDAQSEDLLLQAEKNKFMQICDEMHIAPTNRWLIWGTPKEEITQLALQEKIDLIIIGSHGRHGLAALMGSTAKNIIFHAECDVLTVHLRDNQ; the protein is encoded by the coding sequence ATGCACGACTACACAAAAATACTTGTTGCGATTGATTTTTCAGATTACGGTAATTTAGTCGCCAAACAAGCCAAGTATATGGCTGAGAAATTCAACGCAAAACTTCATATGGTTCACGTTCTGGATAATATCCCTATGCCTGATACACCGTATGGAACATTAATACCGTTGGATGCACAATCTGAGGATTTGCTGCTACAGGCGGAAAAAAACAAGTTCATGCAGATCTGCGACGAAATGCATATTGCGCCAACCAACCGCTGGCTAATATGGGGAACGCCAAAAGAAGAAATTACCCAGCTTGCCTTGCAGGAAAAAATCGATCTTATTATTATCGGATCGCATGGACGGCACGGGCTTGCCGCACTCATGGGATCAACAGCAAAAAATATTATCTTTCACGCTGAATGCGATGTTCTCACCGTGCATCTACGCGACAATCAATAG
- a CDS encoding VOC family protein: MAIFTHVTLGTNNFDAAVTFYDAVLGALGINNLGKFHDTAMMYGKESFEFVILTPSNGEPACSANGGTVGFAATSRDAVHKFHEAGLANGGTDEGKPGPRSFAPHAYAAYLRDPDGNKITAICFAPE; encoded by the coding sequence ATGGCAATTTTTACCCATGTTACATTAGGTACAAATAATTTTGATGCAGCCGTTACTTTTTACGACGCTGTATTAGGCGCGCTGGGCATTAATAATCTTGGCAAGTTTCACGATACCGCCATGATGTATGGCAAGGAATCTTTTGAATTTGTGATTCTCACACCTTCAAATGGCGAGCCTGCCTGCAGTGCAAATGGCGGGACTGTTGGATTTGCGGCAACCAGTCGGGATGCGGTACATAAGTTTCATGAAGCCGGTTTGGCCAATGGCGGTACCGATGAAGGCAAGCCTGGTCCACGCAGTTTTGCGCCACATGCTTACGCAGCCTATCTGCGGGATCCTGATGGCAATAAGATTACGGCTATTTGCTTTGCCCCGGAATGA
- a CDS encoding acetoacetate decarboxylase family protein, protein MLMIPRRIKQYTGKYALVDGIPFKLPVSAVNSPALMAIFPINLEKSKAFLPKSVQPFCLWNSGLLIVTVIDYRETPIGKYIEYSIGIACTHGAKPAPKLLPGVLPNLFKTGQYVIDLPVSSEVSVKGGKGIWGMPKHQGQLDFKITDELVSSQYDLDGQLVAYVEIKKPRFNFIPIKVRASNYCAFRGMLMKSDILLNNKFGVRLFGKDKARFVIGDHPRLQAMKDLEIGDAIAAIYLPSIHGILDDHIESWFLDYDQLPEKAPEGMESVIDLGLSEEWLPPPSAPVPPK, encoded by the coding sequence ATGTTGATGATACCCAGACGCATCAAGCAATACACCGGGAAATATGCGCTCGTCGACGGCATTCCGTTCAAACTGCCGGTATCCGCTGTGAATTCACCTGCATTGATGGCCATTTTTCCCATCAATCTCGAGAAATCCAAAGCGTTTCTGCCCAAAAGCGTACAACCGTTCTGCCTGTGGAACAGTGGTCTGCTCATTGTGACCGTGATCGATTACCGGGAAACGCCCATTGGTAAATATATCGAATACAGCATCGGCATCGCCTGTACGCATGGCGCTAAACCGGCGCCCAAACTGTTGCCCGGTGTATTGCCCAATTTATTCAAAACAGGGCAATATGTCATCGACCTGCCTGTTTCATCCGAAGTGTCTGTAAAAGGCGGGAAAGGCATCTGGGGTATGCCCAAGCATCAGGGTCAGCTCGATTTTAAAATTACCGATGAACTGGTCAGCAGCCAGTATGACCTCGACGGCCAGCTGGTCGCTTATGTGGAGATCAAAAAACCGCGCTTTAATTTTATTCCGATCAAAGTCCGCGCCTCCAATTACTGCGCGTTTCGCGGCATGCTGATGAAATCGGATATTCTGCTCAACAACAAATTTGGCGTCCGTCTGTTTGGAAAAGACAAGGCGCGTTTTGTCATTGGCGATCATCCGCGGTTGCAGGCGATGAAGGATCTTGAAATCGGCGATGCCATCGCTGCGATATATCTGCCCAGCATACACGGCATCCTCGATGACCACATCGAAAGCTGGTTTCTCGATTATGACCAACTGCCCGAAAAAGCGCCCGAAGGCATGGAATCGGTGATCGATCTGGGCCTGAGCGAGGAATGGCTGCCGCCGCCCAGTGCGCCGGTTCCGCCAAAATAA